One Candidatus Krumholzibacteriia bacterium genomic window, GCTTGCGGCCGGGGACGAGCACCACGACCCGAAAGGGTCTTGACTTTGCGGCACCACCGCCTAGAATGTTGGCTTCCGGTTCCCCGAAGCCACCGGCGGCCCCGGCGCGTAGATGCGGCCCGGGTTCCGACTCTTCTCTCGCAGACATATCGCATTTTTTCTGGGGGCTATTGAATGACACGCAAGATGCCGTTGTGGGGGGTTGTCCTGTCCCTCGCACTTGGATGGGGATCGCTGGCCTACGGCCAGCAACAGACCCCGGTTTCGGCCGCGAACGACTCGCTCACCACCACCGGCGAGGAGGTGGCGCCCACCACAGGCGGTGCCGGCCCGACCGAGATGACCGCGGACACGACCGGCACCATCCGCCGCGTGCGGCGCGCGGACGATCGATTGATGTACTACATGTCGATGGGGGTGGGCTCGTCCATCAACTACCTCCCCGAGTCCTTCAAGGACAGCTACGACCCGGCGTTCGGCATCCGGATCGGTGGCGGGGTTACCCGCTACAACCTGCGGCTCGGCATCTCCATCAGTTATAATTTCTTCTTCTCGAATGGTCCCACCACGCTCTACCCGGACGACCTGAACATCCTGACCGTTTTTGGCGAGTTGAAGTACGTGCCCGTGGGGAAGACCATCCGCCCCTACCTCCTGGCGTGCGGAGGTTACTACCGGC contains:
- a CDS encoding porin family protein, which translates into the protein MTRKMPLWGVVLSLALGWGSLAYGQQQTPVSAANDSLTTTGEEVAPTTGGAGPTEMTADTTGTIRRVRRADDRLMYYMSMGVGSSINYLPESFKDSYDPAFGIRIGGGVTRYNLRLGISISYNFFFSNGPTTLYPDDLNILTVFGELKYVPVGKTIRPYLLACGGYYRQWIVNTEYTENVLGYGGGAGIELVIDKVRHLYIEGRYVQGQTRETEQQANTESIPMALGVVWVF